One window of Chrysemys picta bellii isolate R12L10 unplaced genomic scaffold, ASM1138683v2 scaf346, whole genome shotgun sequence genomic DNA carries:
- the LOC135978625 gene encoding class I histocompatibility antigen, F10 alpha chain-like isoform X3, producing the protein MALALRLLLLGAVALPGGHCRLHSRRILDTVVSEPAPGLPWYSRVVYVDDQLTYVYTSGTKRAEPYTLWMAQNEGSEFWDEVTWWGQRFQKWYNASLNTLSQLYNRTEGFHIIQTIYGCDLREDNSIQGFYQDSYDRRDFLTFDKETMTWVAADIGAQITKRRWEAEVNDNQQWKRYVEGNCISWLRSALEYGKETLQRKVCPTARVSDRSSRDGLTTLSCKVSGFYPRDITMTWLKNGESRQQETYSEGILPNGDGTYQTWVTMEIDPKIKAHYSCQVEHESLLEPLSVSWEPNNSLIPIVAGVITAAVLIGVIIGVFFWKKQCPGRTGDGYAVAQA; encoded by the exons atggccctggcgctgcgcctgctgctgctgggggctgtagccctgccggggggccactgcc gcctgcactccaggcgcattttggacactgtggtgtcggagcctgccccggggctgccctggtacagccgtgttgtgtatgtggacgatcagctcacctatgtctacaccagtgggacgaagagggcggagccctacacactgtggatggcgcagaacgagggttcggagttctgggacgaggtgacctggtggggacagcgcttccagaaatggtacaatgcgagtctgaacaccctgagtcagctctacaaccggaccgagg GGTTTCACATCATCCAGACGATATACGGCTGTGATCTCCGGGAAGACAACAGCATTCAGGGGTTTTACCAGGATTCATATGACAGACGAGACTTTCTTACCTTCGATAAGGAGACCATGACTTGGGTAGCAGCAGATATTGGGGCTCAGATCaccaagaggagatgggaggCTGAAGTAAATGACAACCAGCAGTGGAAACGCTACGTGGAGGGGAATTGTATTTCCTGGCTAAGGAGTGCTCTAGAGTACGGGAAGGAGACTCTACAGAGGAAAG tgtGCCCAACAGCTAGAGTGAGCGACAGGTCATCTCGTGATGGCctcaccaccctctcctgtaaggtcagtggattctacccccgggacatcaccatgacctggctgaaaaatggggagagcagacagcaggagacctactctgaaggcatcctacccaatggggatgggacctaccagacctgggtgacaatggagattgatcccaagatcaaagcccattattcatgtcaagtggagcatgaaagcctgttagagccactctctgtctcctggg aaccaaataatagtttgattcccattgtggctggagttatcactgcagctgtcctgattggtgttataatcggagtattcttctggaaaaagcaatgcccag ggaggacGGGAGACGGCTACGCTGTAGCTCAGG CTTAA
- the LOC135978625 gene encoding class I histocompatibility antigen, F10 alpha chain-like isoform X4, translating into MALALRLLLLGAVALPGGHCRLHSRRILDTVVSEPAPGLPWYSRVVYVDDQLTYVYTSGTKRAEPYTLWMAQNEGSEFWDEVTWWGQRFQKWYNASLNTLSQLYNRTEGFHIIQTIYGCDLREDNSIQGFYQDSYDRRDFLTFDKETMTWVAADIGAQITKRRWEAEVNDNQQWKRYVEGNCISWLRSALEYGKETLQRKVCPTARVSDRSSRDGLTTLSCKVSGFYPRDITMTWLKNGESRQQETYSEGILPNGDGTYQTWVTMEIDPKIKAHYSCQVEHESLLEPLSVSWG; encoded by the exons atggccctggcgctgcgcctgctgctgctgggggctgtagccctgccggggggccactgcc gcctgcactccaggcgcattttggacactgtggtgtcggagcctgccccggggctgccctggtacagccgtgttgtgtatgtggacgatcagctcacctatgtctacaccagtgggacgaagagggcggagccctacacactgtggatggcgcagaacgagggttcggagttctgggacgaggtgacctggtggggacagcgcttccagaaatggtacaatgcgagtctgaacaccctgagtcagctctacaaccggaccgagg GGTTTCACATCATCCAGACGATATACGGCTGTGATCTCCGGGAAGACAACAGCATTCAGGGGTTTTACCAGGATTCATATGACAGACGAGACTTTCTTACCTTCGATAAGGAGACCATGACTTGGGTAGCAGCAGATATTGGGGCTCAGATCaccaagaggagatgggaggCTGAAGTAAATGACAACCAGCAGTGGAAACGCTACGTGGAGGGGAATTGTATTTCCTGGCTAAGGAGTGCTCTAGAGTACGGGAAGGAGACTCTACAGAGGAAAG tgtGCCCAACAGCTAGAGTGAGCGACAGGTCATCTCGTGATGGCctcaccaccctctcctgtaaggtcagtggattctacccccgggacatcaccatgacctggctgaaaaatggggagagcagacagcaggagacctactctgaaggcatcctacccaatggggatgggacctaccagacctgggtgacaatggagattgatcccaagatcaaagcccattattcatgtcaagtggagcatgaaagcctgttagagccactctctgtctcctggg gctga
- the LOC135978625 gene encoding class I histocompatibility antigen, F10 alpha chain-like isoform X2 translates to MALALRLLLLGAVALPGGHCRLHSRRILDTVVSEPAPGLPWYSRVVYVDDQLTYVYTSGTKRAEPYTLWMAQNEGSEFWDEVTWWGQRFQKWYNASLNTLSQLYNRTEGFHIIQTIYGCDLREDNSIQGFYQDSYDRRDFLTFDKETMTWVAADIGAQITKRRWEAEVNDNQQWKRYVEGNCISWLRSALEYGKETLQRKVCPTARVSDRSSRDGLTTLSCKVSGFYPRDITMTWLKNGESRQQETYSEGILPNGDGTYQTWVTMEIDPKIKAHYSCQVEHESLLEPLSVSWEPNNSLIPIVAGVITAAVLIGVIIGVFFWKKQCPASDQGSSGSDRSAKA, encoded by the exons atggccctggcgctgcgcctgctgctgctgggggctgtagccctgccggggggccactgcc gcctgcactccaggcgcattttggacactgtggtgtcggagcctgccccggggctgccctggtacagccgtgttgtgtatgtggacgatcagctcacctatgtctacaccagtgggacgaagagggcggagccctacacactgtggatggcgcagaacgagggttcggagttctgggacgaggtgacctggtggggacagcgcttccagaaatggtacaatgcgagtctgaacaccctgagtcagctctacaaccggaccgagg GGTTTCACATCATCCAGACGATATACGGCTGTGATCTCCGGGAAGACAACAGCATTCAGGGGTTTTACCAGGATTCATATGACAGACGAGACTTTCTTACCTTCGATAAGGAGACCATGACTTGGGTAGCAGCAGATATTGGGGCTCAGATCaccaagaggagatgggaggCTGAAGTAAATGACAACCAGCAGTGGAAACGCTACGTGGAGGGGAATTGTATTTCCTGGCTAAGGAGTGCTCTAGAGTACGGGAAGGAGACTCTACAGAGGAAAG tgtGCCCAACAGCTAGAGTGAGCGACAGGTCATCTCGTGATGGCctcaccaccctctcctgtaaggtcagtggattctacccccgggacatcaccatgacctggctgaaaaatggggagagcagacagcaggagacctactctgaaggcatcctacccaatggggatgggacctaccagacctgggtgacaatggagattgatcccaagatcaaagcccattattcatgtcaagtggagcatgaaagcctgttagagccactctctgtctcctggg aaccaaataatagtttgattcccattgtggctggagttatcactgcagctgtcctgattggtgttataatcggagtattcttctggaaaaagcaatgcccag caagtgaccaaggatctagtggctctgacagatctgccaagg CTTAA
- the LOC135978625 gene encoding class I histocompatibility antigen, F10 alpha chain-like isoform X1 produces the protein MALALRLLLLGAVALPGGHCRLHSRRILDTVVSEPAPGLPWYSRVVYVDDQLTYVYTSGTKRAEPYTLWMAQNEGSEFWDEVTWWGQRFQKWYNASLNTLSQLYNRTEGFHIIQTIYGCDLREDNSIQGFYQDSYDRRDFLTFDKETMTWVAADIGAQITKRRWEAEVNDNQQWKRYVEGNCISWLRSALEYGKETLQRKVCPTARVSDRSSRDGLTTLSCKVSGFYPRDITMTWLKNGESRQQETYSEGILPNGDGTYQTWVTMEIDPKIKAHYSCQVEHESLLEPLSVSWEPNNSLIPIVAGVITAAVLIGVIIGVFFWKKQCPGRTGDGYAVAQASDQGSSGSDRSAKA, from the exons atggccctggcgctgcgcctgctgctgctgggggctgtagccctgccggggggccactgcc gcctgcactccaggcgcattttggacactgtggtgtcggagcctgccccggggctgccctggtacagccgtgttgtgtatgtggacgatcagctcacctatgtctacaccagtgggacgaagagggcggagccctacacactgtggatggcgcagaacgagggttcggagttctgggacgaggtgacctggtggggacagcgcttccagaaatggtacaatgcgagtctgaacaccctgagtcagctctacaaccggaccgagg GGTTTCACATCATCCAGACGATATACGGCTGTGATCTCCGGGAAGACAACAGCATTCAGGGGTTTTACCAGGATTCATATGACAGACGAGACTTTCTTACCTTCGATAAGGAGACCATGACTTGGGTAGCAGCAGATATTGGGGCTCAGATCaccaagaggagatgggaggCTGAAGTAAATGACAACCAGCAGTGGAAACGCTACGTGGAGGGGAATTGTATTTCCTGGCTAAGGAGTGCTCTAGAGTACGGGAAGGAGACTCTACAGAGGAAAG tgtGCCCAACAGCTAGAGTGAGCGACAGGTCATCTCGTGATGGCctcaccaccctctcctgtaaggtcagtggattctacccccgggacatcaccatgacctggctgaaaaatggggagagcagacagcaggagacctactctgaaggcatcctacccaatggggatgggacctaccagacctgggtgacaatggagattgatcccaagatcaaagcccattattcatgtcaagtggagcatgaaagcctgttagagccactctctgtctcctggg aaccaaataatagtttgattcccattgtggctggagttatcactgcagctgtcctgattggtgttataatcggagtattcttctggaaaaagcaatgcccag ggaggacGGGAGACGGCTACGCTGTAGCTCAGG caagtgaccaaggatctagtggctctgacagatctgccaagg CTTAA
- the LOC135978625 gene encoding class I histocompatibility antigen, F10 alpha chain-like isoform X5, whose protein sequence is MAQNEGSEFWDEVTWWGQRFQKWYNASLNTLSQLYNRTEGFHIIQTIYGCDLREDNSIQGFYQDSYDRRDFLTFDKETMTWVAADIGAQITKRRWEAEVNDNQQWKRYVEGNCISWLRSALEYGKETLQRKVCPTARVSDRSSRDGLTTLSCKVSGFYPRDITMTWLKNGESRQQETYSEGILPNGDGTYQTWVTMEIDPKIKAHYSCQVEHESLLEPLSVSWEPNNSLIPIVAGVITAAVLIGVIIGVFFWKKQCPGRTGDGYAVAQASDQGSSGSDRSAKA, encoded by the exons atggcgcagaacgagggttcggagttctgggacgaggtgacctggtggggacagcgcttccagaaatggtacaatgcgagtctgaacaccctgagtcagctctacaaccggaccgagg GGTTTCACATCATCCAGACGATATACGGCTGTGATCTCCGGGAAGACAACAGCATTCAGGGGTTTTACCAGGATTCATATGACAGACGAGACTTTCTTACCTTCGATAAGGAGACCATGACTTGGGTAGCAGCAGATATTGGGGCTCAGATCaccaagaggagatgggaggCTGAAGTAAATGACAACCAGCAGTGGAAACGCTACGTGGAGGGGAATTGTATTTCCTGGCTAAGGAGTGCTCTAGAGTACGGGAAGGAGACTCTACAGAGGAAAG tgtGCCCAACAGCTAGAGTGAGCGACAGGTCATCTCGTGATGGCctcaccaccctctcctgtaaggtcagtggattctacccccgggacatcaccatgacctggctgaaaaatggggagagcagacagcaggagacctactctgaaggcatcctacccaatggggatgggacctaccagacctgggtgacaatggagattgatcccaagatcaaagcccattattcatgtcaagtggagcatgaaagcctgttagagccactctctgtctcctggg aaccaaataatagtttgattcccattgtggctggagttatcactgcagctgtcctgattggtgttataatcggagtattcttctggaaaaagcaatgcccag ggaggacGGGAGACGGCTACGCTGTAGCTCAGG caagtgaccaaggatctagtggctctgacagatctgccaagg CTTAA